In Candidatus Contubernalis alkalaceticus, the genomic window TTTTTTCAATAATTGAAACCGGTAATGTTATACAGCCAATTTGCGACAACATTGCTGCAAGTTCAACTTCAAAGGGTCTTTCCATAGTAAGCCTTTCAGCTATATTTTTGGCAAGTTTACTTATGCGGGAAGCCTGTCCAAAAGCAAAAGGACTTACTATAGAAAGAATGTCAATGAGTACTTTTACGCTGCCCTTGAGGGTTTTTTCTATTAGTTCCCGTTCTCCCGTAATAAGTCGGTACTGTCCTACTCCTGCCGTTACAGCATTTATAAACACTTCAGAGGGACAAGGTTTGGTAAGAAAACGAAATATATTGCCTCTATTCACTGCATCAATAGCAGCATTCATATCGGCATATCCGGTAAGAATTATACGAACAGTATCAGGTGATAATTCTCTGGCAGTGGAAAGAAACTGAATTCCGTCCATTTCCGGCATGCGATAGTCGGATATGATAACTGAAAATGGCCCCTGCTCTTTTAAAGCAGATATTCCATCTGCCCCGCTTTGAGCTGTTATTATTTTAAATCTCCTATGAAATTGTCTTTTGTAAGCATCCAATACGTTTTGATCATCATCCACAAACAGTATTTTTTCTTTCATATCAGATTTCTCCCGTATTTCTATTGTCTATTGGCAGGCGGATGGTAAAGGTGGTTCCCTTTCCTACTTTTTTTGAATTTACTTCAATACTGCCATTGTGTTTGTTGGAAATAATGTCATAAGCAATAAGAAGTCCTTGTCCAGTACCTTTACCTATATCTTTGGTAGTAAAGAAGGGATCAAATATTTTATCGATAATATCACCAGGTATACCTATCCCATTATCTTTAATGGAAATAAATACAAAAGCTCCGTCACTTTTAGTTTTTACAGTTATTACACCTTTATTTAAATATTTTTTTTCGATAGCTTCTTCTATGGCCTGGGCTGCATTAACAATAATATTTAAAAACACCTGGTTGATTTCATCAATAACACACCATACCATAGGTAAGTTTTGTTCCAATTCTGTTTCGATGTCGGCTATGTACTTCCATTCACTTCGGGATATAGTTAAGGTATTTTCAATGGCTCTGTTCAAATCTGAAGGGATTTTTTCTTTCGTCCCGGGGTGTGCAAATTCTTTCATTGCTAAAACTAACTTACTTACCCGGTCGATACCTTCTAAGGACTGATTAACCGCCTTGGGGATCTCTTTTATTAAATATTCTATATCTAATTCTATTTCTTTATCGTCTATGTCAGAGATTAATTTTGACATATTAATTTCTGTAATGAGTTTTTTTGTCTGTTTGTAGTAATTTCTAAAGGCGTAAATATTGTTAAATGCGTGTTGTATAAACCTGGTGTTGTCACCGATATACTGCATAGGTGTGTTTATTTCATGGGCTATACCGGCAGCTAATTGACCGATAGAATTGAGTTTTTGCAACAATGCAAACTGTGCTTCGGTCTTTTTTTGTTCAGTTATGTCTCTGAAAACGATAACATAGCCAATTATACTATTTTTATTGTCTTTTATAGGGGTAGCATTGGCGGAAATTATTTTTCTGGCGTTGTTCCGGGCTACAAATGTAATATAGTCAGCAGCAGTTTTTTTGTTATTATTATCAATTAATTTACCCAGTGGATCTTGACAAACTTGTTTATTATTCTCATTTATAATGCAAAATATCTCGGCGAAATGTTTACCTTGTACCTCTTTCTGATTCCATCCGGTAATACCTTCGGCAGCCTGATTAATTAAAGAAATCTTTCCTTTTGTGTCTGTTGTAATTACACCATCACCAATACTGCGGAGAGTAACAGCAAGCTGTTCCTTTTCAGCCGCAAATTTATTTTGGGTTAATTTAAGTTGGGTAATATCTCTTCCAACTCCTACTATCCCGGTGGTATTACCTTGTGAATCTAAAATCGGTGTTAACACATTGTGAAAAAAATGAATTTTTTTTGGACCTTTCAATTTCCATTCATATACTACTTTTTCACCCTTTAACGCAAGTTGGTTAGCTGTATCATGGATTGAAGTATTATGATATTTAAAAATATCTTTGTTGGTTTTTCCTAAACAGTTCTCAGGTGTTAAACCCATATGGTTAGTCCATGAGCCAAAAATCCCAACATAGCGCTGCTCACAATCCAAAGTGTATAACACGTCGCCCATTGAGTTAACGAGGGTTCTTAAAAGTTCTAAATTTTCGTCATACAAAAGATTTTGTTCTGCAAAATTAGATTTGTGTTTGTTAGTAATATCCAAAAGAGTATCCTCCAGCGGATAAATATAAAATCTCTAAACATTTCTTCAAATGAAGGTTAATTTCCTTTCTTTTAAACAGCGTAATATTATTTTTGACAAGTTAGATTACGCCGTCCATGAAAAATGTAACTGTTTTTCTTTAATAAAGTATCTAAGTTTTTTAATCGAGGTCTTTTTTCGGCATAGAGGGGTATCTGTCTCCTGGTAATATGAAAAAATGTTGTCAAATATAACAGAACTATGGTAGTCTAACGAGGTTTTTGACTGATTTCATGGGATTGTTTTATTTTACAACAAAATGCTATTATCTTTGTATATTACTTTCCACACATTTTTCTGAAATTTTCTGCAGGGTTGATTCAAATATTTAAATGCTGATCTTTTAAAATCGTCTCCGCCTGATTCCTCGATGTTTCAGCTTGCTGAAACGAGTTCACTGATGTAAAAAAAAATGCTAAGAGCCGCATAACGGCTCTTAGCAATAGATAAGATGAATAAATTAAGATTCTAATTCATCAATAACATGTAAATAGTATTTCCTTCTTTTGTGCCCTTAACCAGTTCGCAGTGCCTGAGGATGGCAAGGTCTTTTTGAAGATCCTTTGGTGAGAGATTGAATTCTTCCATGATTTCTTGGTGAGTTGCTTTTCCCTTATCTTTTATGAACTCATAAATATTTTTTTGAAGTGGCAGCAATCCGTCTGTACCGGTTTGACCCAGCATCTCCCGGGTTTTTACAGCAGAACGGACAGCTCCCGGGTCACAGGGCTGGGGCCTTTTCATGTTTTCTTCAATGTAGCAATCTTCGCAAAAAGTTTTTTTACCCTGCGTATATGCTTCTGCTTCGGTTATTTGTATATCGCATTTTTCACATTTCATTAAAAATCACCTCAACTGTTAATTATTTTTTCAGCTTTTCATAAGTTTCTACTATTTTACATGAATAGGCCACTCCGGGCCCTCCACCCATCAAAATACTAACTCCACAGACTTCCATGATTTCCTCAAAGGTAATTCCCATTTCGATGGCCTTATTAAGGTTGCTGACAATGCAGTCTGGACATTGTTTAGCAATAACAATTCCCAAGGCAACCAGCTGTTTTTCCCTGGCTGTTAGTTTCCCTTCCTGAAATACTGATTCATACATTTTACCGAAGCTCTCCATAACATCAGGGATAGCATCACCTATTTTTTCTTTACACTCATTTAACTTAATAATTCTCTCCTTAGACAACTTGCTCCCTCCTTAAAGAATAATTTATTTAAAAAAAAATTTCAAACCAAAAATACAGCTTCCTTTTTTAAAAATGATTAACCTGATTTTAATTTTTTTAACAGTTGAATTAATGTCATTAATTCGTCTTCTTCCAATGGCTTTGTAAGTATTTTATAATGTTCCATTACTATTGACTCAAGTTCCTTCTGTATTTTTACTCCGTCTTCAGTTACAACTAGACTGAAGGAACGACGATCCTGGAGATTTTTTTCTCTTTTTATGTATCCTACTTTCTCCAATCGATCAATAATCCCACTTAAGGTAGCATTATCCGTGTTCATGAGTTCCCCCAGCTGATTTTGATTGATTCCTTCTCTCTGCCACAAAAAGGACATTACTGCAAACTGAGGTGGTGTAATTCCATAGGGTTCCAGTCTCTGTTTAAGCATTTGAAAAGCTTTTCGATGGCACTTGGAAAGTAAAAATCCCAGACTATTTTCTATACTGTTCATTTTGTCTGCTCCCCCTTTTACCTAAGTAGAGTATTTCAGATAATAGTTAGCATACTAATAATTAGGGCACTAAGTATTATAGTATTATTTATTCTCTCTGTCAAGGATTATTTTGAATCATGAAAATTACCATAAAAGGGTTTTTATTGAGGCGTTTCTTTTAGTATGTTAAAATAATAATGATTAATAATTTTTTTTTGAGGATGATTATCATGCTCATTTAAAGCATTGGTATCACAAGAAGGATGTATTATATTTATCAATTAAGTGAGAGGGTTGGTCTTGTTATGGATATTAAAATTAAATGGTCATCAGTTTTATCTTTTTTTTCAATTATATTTATTCTTTTAGGGGCGGGATTGTTTATTTATGTTATTTTTAATTCACAGACAGATAATTATTTATTGATGTCAATTACATTTATTTTCGTTGGATTCAGTTATCTGTTTAATTCCATTATCCGGTTGAAAGAACCGGCTTACCAAAAGAGTAGGTTTAAACCTTCATGGTATTATTTTAATATTGCGCTTTCTGTTTTTTTAATTTTGGGTAGCGTTATAAGAATATTATTAATTGTCTTTTAAGGTATTATCTCTTACGAGGGTCAGAGGGACAGGGATGAACAGGGGAGAATGATTAGTGTCTGTCCTTGAAATAAATCTATCAGAAGTAGTGCTGTCAGTAAAGATACCACCAGGCCGCCAATAAAGCCGATGGCGGTTTTTTGAATGATGTATTGCTTCCTCTGTTAAAGTTTTGCTTTTCCCCCTGTCCTCTCTCCCTTATGTCCCTATGTTCCCCTAACATAAAATTTAACTCAACAAATTAATTTAATATTTAAAAATGGAGTATACCCTTTTTATATGATAACATATTTTAGAGGGGGCAGAATAAAATGGTGCCTGCGATAACCGCTACAATCAAAAGACTTCAATCTTTATTTCTTAGTTCATTTATCTATATTTTAATCATTCTCCCTGTCTTGTTATGGGGGAGTTCATTTGTAGCTACTAAAATTGTGCTCAGGAGCTTTACCCCCATGAGCTATATGTTCATTCGGTTTGCAGGGGCTTCCATTTTATTTGGTCTGCTGCTGCTTATTCAGCGATCAAAAGCGTTGGATGTTAAAACCCATGGTAAGCTTGCTTTGCTGGCGCTGTTTCAGCCAGGGCTTTACTTCGCTTTTGAAACATTAGGGTTACAACTAACTTCTGCCTCCAGTGCTTCAATGATTATTGCAGGTGTACCTGCGGCTGTTTCCTTAATGGCCAGTCTCTTCCTTCAGGAACGTTTAAATAAAAGGGAATGGATAGGTATAATATTATCTGTGGCGGGAGTACTGTTAATAGCGTTATTTGATGACAATCCTCAATATGCAGTTAGTTCTGTTAGGGGAAATTTCCTGGTATTTCTAGCGGTTATTTCTGCTGCAGTTTACATGGTTCTTGTCCGCAGCCTAACCACAAAGATTTCAGTGATTAACATTACAGCATATCAGTTTTTTTATGGGGGGTTATTCTTTCTACCGCTGTTTTTAATACAATATGATACTATGGACTGGCTGCTCATAGAGCCAAATGCCATAGCAGCATTAGGATTTTTGATCATATTATCTACGGTTGTCGCATTTCTAGCTTATAATTATGCATTATCCAAAATAAAAACCTCCCACGTCGCTGTGTTTATTAATGGAATACCATTGGTAACCATTCTGACTGCAGGATTTGTTTTGGGTGAGAAGCTTGGATATCTTCAGCTTATGGGAGGGCTGATTATTATTGCTGGAGTGACCCTTACAAACCTGAGACCAAAAAAAATTAATAAGAAGCTTGGAAAAAAAGTACAATTAAAGGAATAAGTAAAAGATTTTTTTTTCCCTTTAGTAATGTGCCAGACGGCCATCTTTCATTGCTTTTTGCTCACATTGTTTAAAAACAAACCAGCCACCGAAAAGATATATAAGTCCTACAATAGCAGTTGTTAGTAATATGACTGGAGGGAAATGTAGAATCCTTATTTCGGTAACCATAACCTCTCTTACTAGATGGGACGCCAGAGTACCTGGAAGAAAACGTGCCCAGAAGAAAGGCCCATCCACCGGAAGCGCTACAAATGCAATCAAAGCAAATTGTACCAGCTGCATAAAGGCATCAATTTTTTTAAAAAGAAGCTGAATCCCTCCCAGAATAAAGCTAAGTCCAATAATTGGAAGTAGGAAGCCCAAGATTAAGATTATAGAAGAAAACAATCTTATTAATGCTTATGAAACCGGAATAATATGTGCAACTGAACAAAATAGACAATTTTATCCAGCTCAAATCTATAATACAGTTATTGGAGATGAAAACTCCAATAACTCAGTATTATCTACAATTGAAGGCGGGAATTATGTTTGTGTTTGCTATAATAAAGATAATGCTCTAACGCAGCAACAAAAAATCAATGACTATTTTGAAACAAATCAATTGACCCCTCTGCGAGTACTTCAGGTTGACCTGCCCAATGATGTTTTTGGTATGGATTCGGATCACTTTGAATTACAGATATTAGTGTGAAGATGCTCAATGTGACAAGGGTGACAGGTTCCTTGTCACCCGGCTAACGGCGGCCACTC contains:
- a CDS encoding PAS domain S-box protein; this translates as MDITNKHKSNFAEQNLLYDENLELLRTLVNSMGDVLYTLDCEQRYVGIFGSWTNHMGLTPENCLGKTNKDIFKYHNTSIHDTANQLALKGEKVVYEWKLKGPKKIHFFHNVLTPILDSQGNTTGIVGVGRDITQLKLTQNKFAAEKEQLAVTLRSIGDGVITTDTKGKISLINQAAEGITGWNQKEVQGKHFAEIFCIINENNKQVCQDPLGKLIDNNNKKTAADYITFVARNNARKIISANATPIKDNKNSIIGYVIVFRDITEQKKTEAQFALLQKLNSIGQLAAGIAHEINTPMQYIGDNTRFIQHAFNNIYAFRNYYKQTKKLITEINMSKLISDIDDKEIELDIEYLIKEIPKAVNQSLEGIDRVSKLVLAMKEFAHPGTKEKIPSDLNRAIENTLTISRSEWKYIADIETELEQNLPMVWCVIDEINQVFLNIIVNAAQAIEEAIEKKYLNKGVITVKTKSDGAFVFISIKDNGIGIPGDIIDKIFDPFFTTKDIGKGTGQGLLIAYDIISNKHNGSIEVNSKKVGKGTTFTIRLPIDNRNTGEI
- a CDS encoding MarR family winged helix-turn-helix transcriptional regulator — encoded protein: MNSIENSLGFLLSKCHRKAFQMLKQRLEPYGITPPQFAVMSFLWQREGINQNQLGELMNTDNATLSGIIDRLEKVGYIKREKNLQDRRSFSLVVTEDGVKIQKELESIVMEHYKILTKPLEEDELMTLIQLLKKLKSG
- a CDS encoding carboxymuconolactone decarboxylase family protein, producing the protein MSKERIIKLNECKEKIGDAIPDVMESFGKMYESVFQEGKLTAREKQLVALGIVIAKQCPDCIVSNLNKAIEMGITFEEIMEVCGVSILMGGGPGVAYSCKIVETYEKLKK
- a CDS encoding DMT family transporter, which translates into the protein MVPAITATIKRLQSLFLSSFIYILIILPVLLWGSSFVATKIVLRSFTPMSYMFIRFAGASILFGLLLLIQRSKALDVKTHGKLALLALFQPGLYFAFETLGLQLTSASSASMIIAGVPAAVSLMASLFLQERLNKREWIGIILSVAGVLLIALFDDNPQYAVSSVRGNFLVFLAVISAAVYMVLVRSLTTKISVINITAYQFFYGGLFFLPLFLIQYDTMDWLLIEPNAIAALGFLIILSTVVAFLAYNYALSKIKTSHVAVFINGIPLVTILTAGFVLGEKLGYLQLMGGLIIIAGVTLTNLRPKKINKKLGKKVQLKE
- a CDS encoding HD domain-containing phosphohydrolase is translated as MKEKILFVDDDQNVLDAYKRQFHRRFKIITAQSGADGISALKEQGPFSVIISDYRMPEMDGIQFLSTARELSPDTVRIILTGYADMNAAIDAVNRGNIFRFLTKPCPSEVFINAVTAGVGQYRLITGERELIEKTLKGSVKVLIDILSIVSPFAFGQASRISKLAKNIAERLTMERPFEVELAAMLSQIGCITLPVSIIEKKLKGETLTKDESKMFFEHPSIGEKLLSNIPRLEGIAEAIGYQFKQYNGKGTPNDDLKGNAIPLTSRILKVVIEFDTLKNLGYNDKNIIDKMYKYSGGYDPNVLAALDAELMSIDKGFIVRSISLTDILPGKILADDIRDVSGTVLITKGAEITNVLKFRLLNFARYNKIIEPIKILELKDSDTKIT
- a CDS encoding helix-turn-helix domain-containing protein, giving the protein MKCEKCDIQITEAEAYTQGKKTFCEDCYIEENMKRPQPCDPGAVRSAVKTREMLGQTGTDGLLPLQKNIYEFIKDKGKATHQEIMEEFNLSPKDLQKDLAILRHCELVKGTKEGNTIYMLLMN